One window from the genome of Sphingomicrobium arenosum encodes:
- a CDS encoding DUF6504 family protein, whose protein sequence is MRKVRARTLAIWLPRLSIERWRKIASQHGDTPPEGARILLTREGPHGTLVHATCDNAALLGLRAGMRLTDARAIDPQATVIACDLIGDDKLMARLARWAQRWSPLVERDGADALRLDASGIAHLWGGERQLLDDVEARFAGLGLTARTAIADTPLAAWALAHHSREGAGRGELAGSAHTPPRNKIDRKLASGQLAAQLAPLPVSALRLPPHVVQTLNRLGLKTIASLSGIERRSLARRFRTADNPLDALDRALGRASDPLTTERDDPPPTARLRLKEPVDDPQAAAQALDLLVPDLARQLEARRLGARTITLAGFRVDGSVASVEASTALATREAAHLKRLLAEKVQALDPEFGFDAFALTAAWAEPLDPAQDALDGGEPAGVAVGRLVDRIATRLGPQAVSRPRRVPAHMPERSAGWQSALADAPAEETPPPQAPRPERLLDTPEAISVLYATPEGLPRRFVWRRAVHDIKRVEGPERISPEWWREYRPARLRDYYRVEDQAGRGYWIFREGLFGDGRGGDPVWYIHGLFG, encoded by the coding sequence ATGAGGAAGGTGCGAGCAAGGACGCTCGCCATCTGGTTGCCGCGCCTGTCGATCGAGCGCTGGCGGAAAATCGCGAGCCAGCATGGCGACACGCCTCCTGAAGGCGCGCGCATCCTGCTCACCCGCGAGGGGCCGCATGGTACGCTGGTGCATGCGACCTGCGACAATGCCGCGCTTCTCGGCCTTCGCGCCGGCATGCGGCTCACCGATGCGCGCGCGATCGATCCGCAGGCCACCGTCATCGCCTGCGACCTCATCGGCGATGACAAGCTCATGGCGCGATTGGCGCGCTGGGCGCAGCGCTGGTCGCCGCTGGTCGAGCGCGACGGCGCCGATGCCTTGCGACTGGACGCCAGCGGCATCGCCCACCTGTGGGGCGGCGAGCGCCAGTTGCTCGACGATGTCGAGGCGCGCTTTGCCGGCCTCGGCCTCACCGCGCGCACCGCGATCGCCGACACGCCGCTCGCCGCCTGGGCGCTGGCGCATCATTCCCGCGAGGGAGCGGGGCGGGGGGAGCTTGCGGGCTCGGCACACACCCCGCCCCGCAACAAGATCGATCGCAAGCTGGCGAGCGGGCAATTGGCCGCGCAACTCGCCCCGCTGCCGGTGTCGGCGCTGCGCCTGCCGCCCCATGTGGTCCAGACGCTGAACCGTCTCGGCCTCAAGACCATCGCCAGCCTGTCGGGGATCGAACGGCGCAGCCTCGCGCGTCGGTTTCGCACCGCCGACAATCCCCTCGATGCGCTCGACCGCGCCCTGGGCCGTGCCAGCGATCCGCTGACCACCGAGCGTGACGACCCGCCGCCCACCGCGAGGCTCCGCCTCAAGGAACCGGTCGACGATCCGCAGGCCGCCGCCCAGGCGCTGGACCTGCTCGTCCCCGACCTCGCAAGGCAATTGGAGGCGCGGCGGCTGGGCGCGCGCACGATCACGCTCGCGGGCTTTCGCGTCGACGGATCGGTCGCCAGCGTCGAGGCCTCGACCGCACTGGCGACCCGAGAGGCCGCGCATCTGAAGCGCCTGCTGGCGGAGAAAGTGCAAGCGCTCGACCCCGAATTCGGTTTCGACGCCTTTGCGCTGACCGCGGCCTGGGCCGAGCCGCTCGACCCCGCGCAGGACGCGTTGGACGGCGGCGAACCGGCGGGCGTGGCGGTCGGGCGCCTCGTCGATCGCATCGCGACGCGGCTCGGGCCCCAGGCCGTCAGCCGTCCACGCCGCGTGCCCGCGCACATGCCCGAGCGCTCGGCAGGCTGGCAGTCGGCGCTCGCCGATGCACCGGCAGAAGAAACGCCGCCCCCACAGGCCCCGCGCCCCGAGCGCCTGCTCGATACGCCCGAGGCGATCAGCGTGCTCTACGCCACCCCCGAGGGGTTGCCGCGCCGCTTCGTCTGGCGCCGCGCGGTGCATGACATCAAGCGCGTCGAGGGGCCCGAGCGCATCTCGCCCGAATGGTGGCGCGAATATCGGCCTGCGCGCTTGCGCGACTATTATCGCGTCGAGGACCAGGCGGGGCGCGGCTACTGGATCTTTCGCGAGGGATTGTTCGGGGACGGGCGCGGGGGTGATCCGGTTTGGTACATCCACGGCCTGTTCGGATGA
- a CDS encoding DUF4132 domain-containing protein, with protein sequence MFRKIFGLGPRAERVETPAPGRPVFGRKVGGDAAPRSRAERVSANPTPRPLRVPAPHSKLMDGVIAEFERDSGGSERMHVRRNEVSRMLLDGTDPLDVYEELVLGTTQLFGKQRDHYVQNGVLQVVYNVKKEAVPAFSRWAPDASRVARMLVALLPVYAQIPLQASRYDEVLDFLVRRAATLGEPALRGNLILFFDAIVQAKDNGQVANRKKVDEYLPLLGMVEEDVPTLAKWKAQRPQFKAEREALVAFGGDIIGPAIGDLFTGIHLSQKRDATPAVQALYDASPAVHGEALDKLLSISWNGRTYDPKKHLAMRDGFGAHELYEPMVATPPFATLILQLAMLKHELADADDVHARLLGLMKAVLPRTRETNRNLLKKFLKTVAAHPQGRTRKALEALIECPQYAAWKGDLVKTLRDASQNAETIVQAELPPLAMPEIDIFEFNAAQTLERLFGDYFDVRLHRGDHRDFLAAGAEVHQLIEAGDRPAAKEKLKQMARRGWIKGARSTNWLVPDFGVYVTETFKTIASFHEQFSRVAPIAALGGEIPMRLQGLAAQIANKSAPTKAWMKEAKAMVALAPKDAWVAAIAAMLDGETPHRTLYGDNQFGSLRTLLYVASLLPADDMGPVLTDYALKRCYVSKRFVGMANEKLGNACVWALAEMDGGIPYLARILSRTKYPKIRKMVDKKLDAAATKAGMSRADLDEATVPTHGLAEDGTRTDELPGGEAVLALEGRKVVIRWVGEAGKQLKSPSTAMKEDKAAIKEVRADAKEIEKDLAAQAHRLQRLYLDDRSWTSAQWTEAYRDHPLMRPMVKHLVWWVEADGQRTAAMPDGDGGALRDAAGEPVALPDEATIRLWHPIDAEVAEVEAWRDRLEEGEITQAFAQVWREVYALTDAERTTRTYSNRWAAHILRQGQAMTLANLNGWTTTRRMGFDMPNDDPWHLHLPAHNLNAEYWVEGAGGRDDIQASESGAYLYLSTDRVVFHRVAEDATDSAAGPPSLDEVPLEDVPPVIFSEVMRTCDLMTSVTSIAADPAWLDRGADVAHPTQWGNVAETYWRRVNEGELSEGAKRRRAMLERLIPKLRFAKKLELTDRTLKVTGTRHVYDIHLTSGAASRSGRHICIVPKTEAGSRLWLPFEGDRTLSIIISKAQLLVNDDKITDPVILGQI encoded by the coding sequence ATGTTCCGCAAGATCTTCGGTCTCGGCCCGCGCGCCGAGCGTGTCGAAACGCCTGCACCCGGTCGCCCCGTGTTCGGACGCAAGGTCGGCGGCGACGCCGCACCGCGATCGCGCGCCGAACGCGTCAGCGCCAACCCGACGCCGCGCCCGCTGCGCGTGCCGGCACCACACAGCAAGCTGATGGACGGGGTGATCGCCGAATTCGAACGCGATTCGGGCGGGTCCGAGCGCATGCATGTGCGCCGCAACGAGGTCAGCCGGATGCTGCTCGACGGGACCGATCCGCTCGATGTCTACGAAGAGCTCGTCCTCGGGACGACGCAATTGTTCGGCAAGCAGCGCGACCATTATGTCCAGAATGGCGTGCTGCAGGTCGTCTACAACGTGAAGAAGGAAGCGGTCCCGGCCTTTTCGCGCTGGGCTCCCGATGCGAGCCGGGTCGCGCGGATGCTGGTCGCGCTGCTCCCTGTCTATGCCCAGATTCCGCTGCAGGCTTCGCGCTATGACGAGGTGCTCGACTTTCTCGTCCGCCGCGCCGCCACGCTGGGCGAGCCCGCGTTGCGCGGCAATCTGATCCTCTTCTTCGACGCCATCGTGCAGGCCAAGGACAATGGCCAGGTGGCGAACCGCAAGAAGGTCGACGAATATCTGCCGCTCCTCGGCATGGTCGAGGAGGATGTGCCGACCCTCGCAAAATGGAAGGCGCAGCGCCCGCAGTTCAAGGCCGAGCGCGAGGCGCTGGTCGCCTTTGGCGGCGATATCATCGGCCCCGCGATCGGCGACCTGTTCACCGGCATCCACCTCAGCCAAAAGCGCGATGCGACCCCGGCGGTGCAGGCGCTCTACGATGCCAGCCCCGCCGTGCATGGCGAGGCCTTGGACAAGCTGCTCTCGATCAGCTGGAACGGGCGGACCTACGATCCGAAGAAGCATCTCGCCATGCGCGACGGCTTCGGCGCGCATGAACTTTACGAGCCGATGGTCGCCACCCCGCCTTTCGCGACGCTCATCCTCCAGCTCGCCATGCTCAAGCATGAGCTCGCTGACGCGGACGATGTCCACGCCCGCCTTCTCGGCCTGATGAAAGCAGTCCTGCCGCGCACGCGCGAGACCAATCGCAACCTGCTGAAGAAATTCCTCAAGACCGTCGCCGCCCATCCGCAGGGCCGCACCCGCAAGGCGCTGGAGGCCCTGATCGAGTGTCCGCAATATGCCGCGTGGAAAGGCGATCTCGTCAAGACGCTCCGCGATGCCAGCCAGAATGCCGAAACCATCGTGCAGGCCGAACTGCCGCCGCTCGCCATGCCCGAAATCGACATCTTCGAATTTAATGCCGCGCAGACGCTCGAACGGCTGTTCGGCGATTATTTCGACGTGCGCCTGCATCGCGGCGACCATCGCGATTTCCTCGCCGCCGGGGCCGAGGTGCACCAGCTGATCGAGGCGGGCGACCGCCCCGCCGCGAAGGAAAAGCTCAAGCAGATGGCCAGGCGCGGCTGGATCAAGGGCGCGCGCTCGACCAACTGGCTGGTGCCCGATTTCGGCGTCTATGTGACTGAGACCTTCAAGACCATCGCCAGCTTCCACGAGCAATTCTCGCGTGTCGCGCCGATCGCGGCGCTGGGCGGCGAGATCCCGATGCGGCTGCAGGGGCTGGCCGCCCAGATCGCCAACAAGAGCGCCCCGACCAAGGCGTGGATGAAGGAAGCCAAGGCGATGGTCGCGCTCGCGCCCAAGGACGCGTGGGTCGCCGCGATCGCCGCCATGCTCGACGGCGAGACGCCGCACCGGACGCTCTATGGTGACAATCAGTTCGGCTCGCTGCGCACGCTTCTCTATGTCGCGAGCCTGCTGCCCGCCGACGACATGGGGCCTGTGCTGACCGATTATGCGCTGAAGCGTTGCTACGTCTCGAAGCGCTTCGTCGGGATGGCGAACGAAAAGCTCGGAAATGCCTGCGTCTGGGCGCTGGCCGAGATGGACGGGGGCATCCCCTATCTCGCGCGCATCCTGTCGCGCACCAAATATCCCAAGATCCGCAAGATGGTCGACAAGAAGCTCGATGCCGCCGCGACCAAGGCGGGCATGAGCCGCGCCGACTTGGACGAGGCCACGGTGCCGACCCACGGGCTGGCCGAGGACGGCACGCGCACCGACGAGCTGCCGGGCGGCGAGGCGGTGCTGGCGCTCGAAGGCCGCAAGGTCGTCATCCGCTGGGTGGGCGAGGCGGGCAAGCAGCTCAAATCGCCCTCGACCGCGATGAAAGAGGACAAGGCGGCGATCAAGGAGGTGCGCGCCGACGCCAAGGAGATCGAAAAGGATCTCGCCGCGCAGGCCCACCGCCTCCAGCGCCTTTATCTCGACGACCGGTCGTGGACGAGCGCGCAATGGACCGAGGCCTATCGCGACCATCCGCTGATGCGTCCGATGGTGAAGCATCTCGTCTGGTGGGTTGAGGCCGATGGCCAGCGCACCGCCGCCATGCCCGATGGCGACGGCGGAGCCTTACGCGACGCGGCGGGCGAACCCGTGGCGCTGCCCGACGAGGCGACCATCCGCCTGTGGCACCCGATCGACGCCGAGGTCGCCGAGGTCGAGGCGTGGCGCGACCGGCTCGAGGAAGGCGAGATCACGCAAGCCTTCGCGCAGGTCTGGCGCGAGGTCTACGCGCTGACCGACGCCGAGCGCACCACGCGCACCTATTCGAACCGCTGGGCCGCGCATATCCTCAGGCAGGGGCAGGCAATGACGCTTGCGAACCTCAACGGCTGGACGACGACGCGGCGCATGGGCTTCGACATGCCCAATGACGACCCGTGGCACCTCCATCTGCCCGCGCACAATCTCAACGCCGAATATTGGGTCGAGGGCGCGGGCGGGCGCGACGATATCCAGGCCAGCGAGAGCGGCGCCTATCTCTATCTCTCGACCGACCGCGTAGTCTTCCACCGTGTCGCCGAGGATGCGACCGACAGCGCGGCCGGCCCGCCGAGCCTCGATGAAGTGCCCCTGGAAGACGTGCCACCCGTCATCTTCTCGGAGGTCATGCGGACCTGCGACCTGATGACCTCGGTGACCTCGATCGCCGCCGATCCCGCCTGGCTCGACCGCGGCGCCGATGTCGCACATCCGACCCAGTGGGGCAATGTCGCCGAAACCTATTGGCGCCGCGTCAACGAGGGTGAATTGTCCGAAGGCGCCAAGCGCCGCCGCGCCATGCTCGAACGGCTCATCCCAAAGCTGCGTTTTGCCAAGAAGCTCGAATTGACCGACCGGACCCTCAAGGTCACCGGCACCCGCCACGTCTACGACATCCACCTCACCTCGGGCGCGGCGAGCCGGAGCGGGCGGCATATCTGCATCGTCCCCAAGACCGAAGCAGGCAGCCGCCTGTGGCTACCGTTCGAGGGCGATCGCACATTGTCGATCATCATCTCCAAGGCGCAGCTTCTGGTGAATGACGACAAGATCACCGACCCGGTGATCCTCGGCCAGATCTGA
- a CDS encoding alpha/beta fold hydrolase, whose product MNISEDRRSTLKEGEGEDVPHFTRRLIDSANQLVRMGRMIGHLDARGPRNGPPALVIPGFLANDRTTLELRRFLARDGWRVHGWGRGRNNGAYEGMLEDMIARLDAIRGDDKALLVGWSLGGVVAREVARAVPDKVRAVVTLASPFSGHAKLNNVWPLYEKVAGHPVDAPPVEQISDKPPVPTLSLVAEKDGLLAQRAQCGLPHESDRCVKLPCGHLRIGLSRPMLRIVTREIADFVPK is encoded by the coding sequence ATGAATATCTCTGAGGATCGGCGCTCGACGCTGAAGGAGGGCGAGGGCGAGGACGTCCCGCACTTCACGCGGCGGCTGATCGACAGCGCCAACCAACTGGTGCGCATGGGGCGGATGATCGGGCACCTCGACGCGCGCGGCCCCCGCAACGGGCCGCCAGCATTGGTGATCCCGGGCTTTCTTGCCAATGACCGTACGACGCTCGAATTGCGCCGTTTCCTCGCGCGCGATGGCTGGCGGGTCCATGGTTGGGGGCGCGGGCGCAACAATGGCGCCTATGAGGGCATGCTCGAGGACATGATCGCGCGGCTCGACGCCATTCGCGGCGATGACAAGGCATTGCTCGTCGGCTGGAGCCTCGGCGGCGTGGTGGCGCGCGAAGTGGCGCGCGCGGTGCCCGACAAGGTGCGCGCCGTCGTCACGCTCGCCTCGCCCTTTTCGGGCCATGCCAAGCTGAACAATGTCTGGCCCCTGTACGAGAAAGTCGCGGGCCATCCGGTCGATGCGCCGCCGGTCGAACAGATTAGCGACAAGCCGCCGGTGCCGACGCTGTCGCTGGTGGCCGAGAAGGACGGGCTCCTCGCCCAGCGCGCGCAATGCGGGTTGCCGCATGAAAGCGATCGCTGCGTCAAGCTGCCCTGCGGCCACCTGCGCATCGGCCTGTCGCGCCCGATGTTGCGGATCGTGACCCGCGAAATCGCCGACTTCGTCCCCAAATAG
- a CDS encoding DUF808 domain-containing protein, whose amino-acid sequence MPSGLVALLDDVAMIARAAAASVDDVAVAAGKAGSKTAGVIIDDAAVTPRYVTGLDPSRELPIIGKITLGSLKNKLVFLLPAALLLSEFAPFLIIPILMLGGGFLAFEATEKIIEAITGDHHGEATLAAAETPEELEKRQVSGAVRTDLILSAEIMAITLNELTASGLVDNLWMRAGALAIVAVAVTLVVYGAVAIIVKLDDIGLHLARKEGVAKRFGKALIAFVPKLLKALSVIGTAAMLWVGGSILLHGFHELHVLDFLYEWNHDAAVAVAGDNGAGVWIMETLGAALTGLVFGFLIVQVVTRLFGHHPLHGGGEPVKDAKAAH is encoded by the coding sequence ATGCCATCAGGTCTTGTCGCATTGCTCGATGATGTCGCGATGATCGCGCGCGCCGCTGCCGCCAGCGTCGACGATGTCGCGGTCGCGGCGGGCAAGGCGGGCTCCAAGACCGCGGGGGTCATCATCGACGATGCCGCCGTCACCCCGCGCTATGTCACCGGCCTGGATCCCAGCCGCGAATTGCCGATCATCGGCAAGATCACGTTGGGGAGCCTCAAGAACAAGCTCGTTTTCCTGCTGCCCGCCGCCTTGCTGCTCAGCGAATTCGCGCCCTTCCTGATCATCCCCATCCTGATGCTCGGCGGCGGTTTCCTCGCTTTCGAGGCTACCGAAAAGATCATCGAAGCGATCACCGGCGACCATCATGGCGAGGCCACGCTGGCGGCCGCCGAGACACCCGAGGAACTCGAAAAGCGCCAGGTGTCGGGCGCGGTGCGCACCGATCTCATCCTGTCCGCCGAGATCATGGCGATCACGTTGAACGAGCTGACCGCCAGCGGGCTGGTCGACAATCTGTGGATGCGCGCCGGCGCGCTCGCCATCGTCGCGGTGGCGGTCACGCTGGTCGTCTATGGCGCCGTCGCGATCATCGTGAAGCTCGACGACATCGGCCTTCATCTCGCCCGCAAGGAAGGCGTTGCGAAGCGCTTCGGCAAGGCGCTCATCGCCTTCGTGCCCAAATTGTTGAAGGCGCTGTCCGTCATCGGTACCGCCGCCATGCTTTGGGTCGGCGGCTCGATCCTCCTACATGGCTTCCACGAATTGCACGTTCTGGATTTCCTCTACGAATGGAATCACGACGCGGCGGTCGCGGTCGCGGGCGACAATGGAGCAGGCGTGTGGATCATGGAAACGCTGGGCGCGGCGCTCACCGGGCTCGTTTTCGGCTTCCTCATCGTCCAGGTCGTCACCCGCCTGTTCGGCCATCACCCGCTTCACGGCGGGGGCGAGCCCGTCAAGGATGCAAAGGCGGCTCACTGA
- a CDS encoding alpha/beta hydrolase family protein, which produces MATQRTPPAVHPQDRIHPDDIAPSAWERTREVLWQFPRFASAWGPTEPTGPDNGPPALVLPGFLSSDRSTSQIRGALGRYGWRAHPWQLGVNKGAYAGLLESLEARLDAIGEGRKVLVLGWSLGGLYARELARHAPDKVRAVVTLASPFCGDLKSNNNVRWLYEWVAGHDVNEPPFPRLEDKPPVPTMAFWSRRDGIVAPRAARGDECHSDRAVEIDTHHMGFAVWRPALSRIMAHVNQFVCEMEGEMPARTRRQQRAYDRAGKRTGKRAGRTAPESPRHA; this is translated from the coding sequence ATGGCCACGCAGCGCACCCCGCCTGCGGTACACCCGCAGGATCGCATCCATCCCGACGACATCGCGCCGTCGGCATGGGAACGCACGCGCGAAGTGCTGTGGCAATTTCCGCGCTTCGCCTCGGCCTGGGGCCCGACCGAGCCGACCGGGCCCGATAACGGCCCGCCCGCGCTCGTCCTTCCCGGTTTTCTCTCCTCCGACCGGTCGACCAGCCAGATCCGCGGTGCGCTGGGGCGCTATGGCTGGCGCGCGCATCCGTGGCAGTTGGGCGTCAACAAGGGCGCCTATGCCGGGCTGCTGGAATCGCTCGAGGCGCGGCTCGACGCCATCGGCGAGGGCCGCAAGGTACTGGTCCTCGGCTGGAGCCTCGGCGGCCTTTATGCTCGCGAACTGGCGCGCCACGCGCCCGACAAAGTACGCGCGGTGGTCACCCTCGCCTCGCCTTTCTGCGGCGACCTCAAGAGCAACAACAATGTCCGCTGGCTCTACGAATGGGTCGCGGGGCATGACGTCAACGAGCCGCCCTTCCCCCGCCTCGAAGACAAGCCGCCGGTACCGACCATGGCCTTCTGGAGCCGCCGCGACGGCATCGTCGCGCCGCGCGCCGCGCGCGGCGACGAATGCCATTCGGATCGCGCCGTGGAGATCGACACGCATCACATGGGCTTTGCCGTCTGGCGCCCGGCATTGAGCCGGATCATGGCGCATGTGAACCAGTTCGTGTGCGAGATGGAGGGCGAGATGCCCGCGCGCACGCGTCGCCAGCAGCGCGCGTATGATCGCGCCGGGAAACGCACCGGGAAACGTGCAGGTCGCACGGCACCCGAGTCGCCGCGTCACGCCTGA
- a CDS encoding alpha/beta hydrolase has translation MRFLPLLAALFLAVPAAAQDREETVMAGERYARLYHWDPAGEPVGTILFGHGHGSHPARYDALLSGWRDAGWHVVAALHVDSLAHPARADYDLQSAFMARMETMQALRQRIALQSPDAPMVLAGHSFGSFMALLGAGAQTRFGPPLEGPPVAGVIAFSTAGLMPQVIAEDAYAGLDVPLLLITGTADADPAYAPRWTDHRLAFDTASPGDKMLVVADGGHDLAAMDQPVAPTLATFTRLFLAAHGRGDEGAAALLEELGSSARIAIERR, from the coding sequence ATGCGTTTTCTCCCGCTGCTTGCCGCCCTGTTTCTTGCCGTTCCCGCTGCCGCGCAGGACCGCGAGGAAACGGTCATGGCCGGCGAGCGCTACGCCCGGCTTTACCACTGGGACCCGGCAGGCGAGCCGGTCGGCACGATCCTGTTCGGTCATGGCCACGGCAGCCATCCGGCGCGCTATGACGCGCTCCTGTCGGGCTGGCGCGATGCCGGGTGGCACGTCGTCGCGGCGCTCCATGTCGACAGCCTCGCCCATCCGGCGCGCGCCGATTACGACCTCCAGTCGGCTTTCATGGCGCGGATGGAGACGATGCAGGCGCTGCGCCAGCGGATCGCCTTGCAGTCGCCTGACGCGCCCATGGTCCTGGCCGGGCACAGCTTTGGCAGCTTCATGGCGCTCCTCGGCGCGGGCGCGCAGACGCGCTTCGGCCCGCCGCTCGAGGGGCCGCCGGTGGCCGGGGTCATTGCTTTCTCGACCGCCGGGCTGATGCCGCAGGTCATCGCCGAGGACGCCTATGCGGGGCTCGATGTCCCGCTGCTGCTCATCACCGGCACCGCCGATGCCGACCCCGCCTATGCGCCGCGCTGGACCGACCATCGCCTCGCCTTCGACACCGCATCGCCGGGCGACAAGATGCTGGTCGTCGCGGACGGCGGCCATGATCTTGCCGCGATGGACCAGCCGGTGGCGCCGACGCTCGCCACCTTCACCCGCCTGTTTCTCGCCGCGCACGGCCGGGGTGATGAGGGCGCCGCGGCGCTTCTCGAGGAACTCGGGAGCAGCGCGCGCATCGCCATCGAACGGCGATAA
- a CDS encoding BLUF domain-containing protein — MNAHHYAEIAEDPRQSNCAVLRERTTGSRLCKNWAMGFKRSDSPEAANDDEAVRALVGAIEDVDIQAQFRGFLATN; from the coding sequence TTGAACGCACATCATTATGCCGAGATCGCCGAGGATCCGCGCCAAAGCAATTGCGCGGTGCTGCGCGAGCGCACGACCGGTTCGCGCCTGTGCAAGAATTGGGCGATGGGCTTCAAGCGTTCCGACAGCCCCGAGGCAGCCAATGACGACGAGGCGGTCCGCGCGCTCGTCGGCGCCATCGAGGACGTCGACATCCAGGCCCAGTTCCGCGGCTTCCTCGCCACCAACTAA
- a CDS encoding ImuA family protein: MADGLSIRAGELPVALPDGAARGLVRPPSDLPEGEGEERGGAPDDLLGRARIPLPHQPTLSEIFPTHARDAGWVRFLLAQASPDRPLLWVQERMAILEAGRIHPPGLGDGTLPLVHVCTPDTPKLLWVMEEALRCSALSGVVGEAWGEHARLDFTATRRLAFAAEAHGVPCWLVRLGAGAANLSGARWRWRVESRPSGAHPYNLKAPGRSRLSLDLFRARGRAPGQWEWIDEEGASKDARHLVAAPVDRALAENREPAWRHAS, translated from the coding sequence GTGGCAGATGGCCTTTCCATCCGCGCCGGCGAGCTTCCCGTGGCGCTGCCCGACGGCGCCGCGCGGGGGCTCGTGCGGCCTCCATCCGACCTTCCCGAGGGGGAAGGCGAGGAGCGCGGGGGTGCACCCGATGACCTGCTCGGCCGGGCACGCATCCCGCTCCCCCACCAGCCAACGCTCAGCGAGATCTTCCCGACCCATGCGCGCGATGCGGGCTGGGTGCGGTTCCTGCTCGCGCAGGCAAGCCCGGATCGTCCGCTCCTGTGGGTACAGGAACGGATGGCCATCCTCGAGGCCGGGCGCATCCATCCCCCCGGCCTCGGGGACGGCACCCTTCCGCTCGTCCATGTCTGCACCCCCGACACGCCCAAATTGCTCTGGGTCATGGAGGAGGCGTTGCGATGTTCGGCCCTGAGCGGGGTCGTGGGCGAGGCGTGGGGCGAGCATGCGCGGCTGGATTTCACCGCGACGCGGCGCCTCGCCTTTGCCGCCGAAGCGCATGGCGTGCCCTGCTGGCTGGTCCGGCTGGGGGCAGGCGCGGCGAACCTGTCAGGCGCGCGCTGGCGCTGGCGGGTCGAAAGCCGCCCGTCGGGCGCGCATCCCTACAATCTGAAAGCCCCGGGGCGATCGCGACTATCGCTCGACCTGTTTCGCGCGCGCGGGCGGGCGCCCGGCCAATGGGAGTGGATCGATGAGGAAGGTGCGAGCAAGGACGCTCGCCATCTGGTTGCCGCGCCTGTCGATCGAGCGCTGGCGGAAAATCGCGAGCCAGCATGGCGACACGCCTCCTGA
- the serS gene encoding serine--tRNA ligase, translated as MLSIDFIKTQTDTVREAIAAKNVDLDVDALLALDAEIRSAKTEIDQLRAERNRISGMFKDAAPDEKAALGKQAKDAGKRASELEAGLADKVAAYEAMMLQMPGIPWEGAPVGPGEEDNVVIRTEGTPRTFDFEPLDHVALLEKNDWADLSRITQVSGSRTYCLKGRLALLEQKLMAWALEEIMGNGFEPITLPAYAREDAFIRQGQFPGHREETYELEKDDLFLAGTAEVALTGLHSGEILEEAQLPILYVGYSPCFRREAGSAGRDVRGLLRVHQFVKVEQFVICQADEDVSAEWHEKLLGAAEKLLRAMDIPYQVIETSTGDMGLGKYRMNDLESWVPSLNKYRETHSCSTLHDWQARRAKLRYRNSDGKVVFAHTLNNTALASPRILVPLLENHQTEDGRVKLPEGIRHLMNGDEYL; from the coding sequence ATGCTTTCGATCGACTTCATCAAGACCCAGACCGACACGGTGCGCGAGGCCATCGCCGCCAAGAATGTCGACCTCGACGTGGACGCGCTCCTCGCGCTCGACGCCGAAATCCGCTCGGCCAAGACCGAGATCGACCAGCTGCGCGCCGAGCGCAATCGGATCAGCGGCATGTTCAAGGATGCCGCGCCCGATGAAAAGGCTGCGCTCGGCAAGCAGGCCAAGGACGCGGGCAAGCGCGCTTCCGAACTCGAAGCCGGGTTGGCCGACAAGGTCGCCGCCTATGAGGCGATGATGCTGCAGATGCCGGGTATCCCGTGGGAAGGCGCGCCTGTCGGCCCCGGCGAAGAGGACAATGTCGTCATCCGCACCGAGGGCACGCCGCGCACCTTCGACTTCGAACCGCTCGACCATGTCGCGCTCCTCGAGAAGAACGACTGGGCCGACCTCAGCCGCATCACGCAGGTCTCGGGCAGCCGCACCTACTGCCTCAAGGGACGCCTTGCGCTGCTCGAACAGAAGCTGATGGCCTGGGCGCTGGAAGAGATCATGGGCAATGGGTTCGAGCCGATCACCCTGCCCGCCTATGCCCGCGAAGATGCGTTCATTCGCCAAGGGCAATTCCCCGGACACCGCGAGGAAACCTACGAGCTCGAAAAGGACGACCTGTTCCTCGCCGGCACAGCAGAGGTGGCGCTGACGGGCCTCCACTCGGGCGAGATCCTCGAGGAAGCGCAGCTGCCGATCCTCTATGTCGGCTACAGCCCCTGTTTTCGCCGCGAGGCGGGCAGCGCGGGACGCGACGTGCGCGGGCTGCTGCGTGTTCACCAATTCGTCAAGGTCGAGCAGTTCGTCATCTGCCAGGCCGACGAGGACGTTTCCGCCGAATGGCACGAGAAGCTCTTGGGCGCGGCGGAAAAGCTCCTCCGCGCGATGGACATCCCCTATCAGGTGATCGAGACTTCGACCGGCGACATGGGGCTCGGCAAATATCGCATGAACGACCTCGAGAGCTGGGTGCCGAGCCTGAACAAATATCGCGAGACGCACAGCTGTTCGACCTTGCACGACTGGCAGGCACGCCGCGCCAAGCTTCGCTATCGCAATTCGGACGGCAAGGTCGTGTTCGCGCATACGCTCAACAATACCGCGTTGGCGAGCCCGCGCATCCTCGTGCCGCTCCTCGAGAACCATCAGACCGAGGATGGGCGCGTCAAGCTGCCCGAGGGCATCCGCCACCTGATGAATGGCGATGAATATCTCTGA